Proteins encoded by one window of Phenylobacterium soli:
- a CDS encoding MFS transporter, translating to MPNAAVASSGYPQAGLPKRALAIIFGVSIATALGNTGLISVLPAIGRSIGIPDYLVVAVFSLSAVLWAVMSPFWAKASDKYGRKPLMMLGLAGFMVSMALCGVVVSAGLRHMAAPLVILGFFLLARALFGLFGSASNPATQAYVADHTGPEDRTSSMAGLAGAFGLGTVIGPFLAPLFIFPVLGLAGPLFTFSLIAAAMLFVVWRKLPESPVKPLAEAQELALDSEKGPPLWRDPRVIPFLVFGFVVASCQTGQQQTLGFLIIDKLGLSPIAAQRPIAIAMAFGAVAGLLAQWGIIRMFEMTPRQLLRWGAGAAAVGNLMVALSTDYWTVVAGYAVASLGFGFARPGFTAGSSLAVDAKDQARVAGGIAAVNGINAVLAPAFVRLYEFNHAAPFALNLVLLAGLLIYAFVNGPLRRSDPGPVNGTASTIAGLEKSDEAG from the coding sequence ATGCCCAACGCCGCCGTCGCCTCCAGCGGATATCCGCAAGCGGGCCTGCCCAAGCGCGCCCTCGCCATCATCTTCGGCGTCTCGATCGCCACGGCCCTCGGCAATACGGGGCTGATCTCGGTCCTGCCGGCCATCGGCCGCTCGATCGGCATCCCCGATTATCTGGTCGTGGCGGTGTTCTCGCTCTCGGCGGTGCTCTGGGCGGTGATGTCGCCGTTCTGGGCCAAGGCCTCGGACAAGTACGGTCGCAAGCCGCTGATGATGCTCGGCCTCGCGGGCTTCATGGTCTCCATGGCCCTCTGCGGCGTGGTGGTCAGCGCCGGCCTTCGCCACATGGCGGCGCCGCTGGTGATCCTCGGCTTCTTCCTCCTGGCGCGGGCGCTGTTCGGCCTGTTCGGCTCGGCCTCCAACCCGGCCACCCAGGCCTATGTCGCCGACCACACCGGGCCCGAGGATCGGACGAGCTCCATGGCGGGCCTCGCCGGCGCGTTCGGCCTCGGTACGGTCATCGGCCCGTTCCTGGCCCCGCTGTTCATCTTCCCGGTCCTGGGCCTGGCCGGTCCGCTGTTCACCTTCTCCCTGATCGCCGCGGCCATGCTGTTCGTGGTCTGGCGCAAGCTGCCGGAAAGCCCGGTCAAGCCGCTCGCCGAGGCGCAGGAGCTGGCCCTGGATAGCGAGAAGGGCCCGCCGCTCTGGCGCGACCCGCGGGTCATCCCCTTCCTGGTGTTCGGCTTCGTGGTGGCGAGCTGCCAGACGGGCCAGCAGCAGACCCTCGGCTTCCTGATCATCGACAAGCTGGGCCTGTCGCCTATCGCCGCCCAGCGGCCGATCGCCATCGCCATGGCCTTCGGCGCCGTCGCGGGCCTCCTGGCCCAGTGGGGCATCATCCGGATGTTCGAGATGACGCCTCGCCAGCTCCTGCGCTGGGGCGCCGGCGCGGCGGCCGTGGGCAACCTCATGGTCGCCCTCTCCACCGACTACTGGACGGTGGTGGCCGGCTATGCGGTGGCCAGCCTCGGCTTCGGCTTCGCCCGGCCGGGCTTCACGGCGGGCTCCTCCCTGGCGGTGGACGCCAAGGACCAGGCGCGCGTCGCCGGCGGCATCGCGGCGGTCAACGGCATCAACGCCGTCCTCGCCCCGGCCTTCGTGCGGCTCTACGAGTTCAACCACGCCGCGCCGTTCGCCCTGAACCTGGTGCTGCTGGCGGGCCTTCTGATCTACGCCTTCGTCAACGGGCCCCTGCGCCGCAGCGACCCCGGGCCGGTCAACGGGACGGCGTCGACGATTGCGGGTCTTGAGAAGTCGGACGAGGCGGGCTGA
- the motA gene encoding flagellar motor stator protein MotA, which produces MFQIIGIVLLFALVFGSFIISGGNIGVILHAAPHELMAILGAAVASFLIGNSMTVIKATGGGMGKVFKGPKWKPQDYKDLLALLFLLTKTMKSKGVIALESHIENPTESTIFSRFPNIMKDHFAIDFICDTLRMMTMNLEDPHQVEDAMEKQLEKHHHEAQAPSHALQSMADALPALGIVAAVLGVIKTMGAITEPPEILGEMIGGALVGTFLGVFMAYGLVAPMATRMKEVIDEEGSFYKIIQSVLVAHLHGNAAQISVEIGRGSVPSDAQPTFLELEEALSNMPNEA; this is translated from the coding sequence ATGTTCCAGATTATCGGCATCGTGCTGCTGTTCGCCCTGGTGTTCGGCAGCTTCATCATCTCCGGTGGCAACATCGGCGTGATCCTGCACGCCGCGCCGCACGAGCTGATGGCCATCCTGGGCGCGGCGGTCGCGAGCTTCCTGATCGGCAACTCGATGACCGTCATCAAGGCGACCGGCGGCGGCATGGGCAAGGTCTTCAAGGGCCCGAAGTGGAAGCCGCAGGACTACAAGGACCTGCTGGCCCTGCTCTTCCTGCTGACCAAGACCATGAAGTCCAAGGGCGTGATCGCCCTGGAAAGTCACATCGAGAACCCGACCGAGAGCACCATCTTCTCGCGGTTCCCGAACATCATGAAGGACCACTTCGCCATCGACTTCATCTGCGACACCCTGCGGATGATGACCATGAACCTGGAGGATCCCCACCAGGTCGAGGATGCGATGGAGAAGCAGCTCGAGAAGCACCACCACGAGGCGCAGGCCCCGAGCCACGCCCTGCAGAGCATGGCCGACGCCCTGCCCGCCCTGGGCATCGTCGCCGCCGTGCTGGGCGTCATCAAGACCATGGGCGCGATCACCGAGCCGCCGGAGATCCTCGGCGAGATGATCGGCGGCGCCCTCGTCGGCACCTTCCTCGGCGTGTTCATGGCCTATGGCCTGGTGGCGCCGATGGCCACGCGCATGAAGGAGGTCATCGACGAGGAGGGCTCCTTCTACAAGATCATCCAGTCGGTGCTGGTCGCCCACCTGCACGGCAACGCCGCCCAGATCTCGGTGGAGATCGGCCGCGGCAGCGTGCCGAGCGATGCGCAGCCCACCTTCCTGGAGCTGGAAGAAGCCCTGTCGAACATGCCCAACGAGGCGTGA
- the mnmD gene encoding tRNA (5-methylaminomethyl-2-thiouridine)(34)-methyltransferase MnmD: MSQETDPTRTTSPLDWSEDGQPRSRLYGDVYFSTEDGLAETRAVFLEGCGLPGAWAGRRRFVVGELGFGTGLNIAALLDLWRRARPAGGQLHIFSIEAHPIAAEEAARALGRWPEIAEAAGPLVANWAGRARGFHRVELPELGAILDLAVMDVGQALARWDGAADAWFLDGFSPALNPAMWSEEILRLVAARSAPGARAATFTVAGAVRRGLAGAGFAVDKRPGFGRKRERLEARLPGEPAPASPVRRVAIVGAGIAGAAAARAVRALGAEAVVVEAVGPGAGGSGNPAGLVTPRLDAGLGAPAELFARAFGRAVELFEAAPGAVVARGVLQLVQSPRDEARFAKIAASDLFEPGALALLDGAGAAERLGEAAPAALAQETALAVAPARILQAWTGPTIGGEVAALRPAGEGWALLDASGAELARADAVILAAGLATARLAPGLPLAAVRGQASWAEGVEAPAAAAWGGYVLPTPGGVLFGATHDREDEGTEVREADHARNLETLAAALPGLATRLAGHRLDGRASIRATTPDRLPVAGRGPADGVFLLTGFGSRGFSLAPLLAEHVAAEALGAPSPLPRDLAELVAPERFARRAARRERA; this comes from the coding sequence ATGAGCCAAGAGACCGACCCGACCCGGACGACCAGCCCGCTCGACTGGAGCGAGGACGGCCAGCCGCGCTCGAGGCTCTATGGCGATGTCTATTTCTCCACCGAGGATGGCCTCGCCGAGACACGGGCGGTGTTCCTGGAGGGCTGCGGCCTGCCGGGCGCCTGGGCCGGCCGCCGGCGCTTCGTGGTCGGCGAGCTGGGCTTCGGCACAGGCCTGAACATCGCCGCCCTGCTCGACCTGTGGCGGCGCGCCCGGCCGGCGGGCGGCCAGCTGCACATCTTCTCCATCGAGGCCCATCCGATCGCCGCCGAGGAGGCGGCGCGGGCGCTCGGCCGCTGGCCCGAGATCGCCGAGGCGGCCGGCCCGCTGGTGGCCAACTGGGCCGGGCGGGCGCGCGGCTTCCACCGGGTGGAGCTGCCCGAGCTCGGCGCCATCCTCGACCTGGCGGTGATGGACGTCGGCCAGGCGCTCGCCCGCTGGGACGGCGCCGCCGACGCCTGGTTCCTCGACGGCTTCTCGCCGGCGCTCAACCCGGCGATGTGGAGCGAGGAGATCCTCCGGCTGGTGGCGGCGCGCTCGGCGCCGGGGGCGCGGGCCGCCACCTTCACGGTGGCCGGGGCGGTCCGCCGCGGCCTGGCCGGCGCCGGCTTCGCGGTGGACAAGCGGCCCGGCTTCGGGCGCAAGCGCGAGCGGCTGGAAGCGCGGCTGCCGGGCGAGCCGGCGCCGGCCTCACCGGTCCGCCGCGTCGCCATCGTCGGGGCTGGGATCGCCGGGGCGGCCGCCGCGCGGGCCGTCCGGGCCCTGGGCGCCGAGGCGGTGGTGGTCGAGGCCGTGGGGCCGGGGGCGGGCGGCTCGGGCAACCCGGCGGGCCTGGTGACGCCGAGACTGGACGCCGGCCTCGGCGCGCCGGCCGAGCTCTTCGCCCGCGCCTTCGGGCGCGCCGTGGAGCTGTTCGAGGCCGCGCCCGGGGCGGTGGTCGCCCGTGGCGTCCTGCAGCTCGTCCAAAGCCCGCGCGACGAAGCCCGCTTCGCCAAGATCGCGGCCTCGGACCTGTTCGAACCTGGCGCCCTGGCCTTGCTGGACGGGGCCGGCGCCGCCGAACGGCTGGGCGAGGCCGCGCCGGCGGCCCTGGCGCAGGAGACCGCCCTGGCGGTCGCCCCGGCGCGGATCCTTCAGGCCTGGACCGGGCCGACGATCGGCGGCGAGGTCGCCGCCCTGCGCCCCGCGGGCGAAGGCTGGGCGCTGCTCGACGCCTCGGGCGCGGAGCTGGCGCGGGCCGACGCGGTGATCCTGGCGGCGGGGCTGGCGACGGCGCGGCTCGCGCCCGGCCTGCCGCTCGCCGCCGTGCGTGGCCAGGCGAGCTGGGCCGAAGGCGTCGAGGCCCCGGCCGCGGCGGCCTGGGGCGGCTACGTGCTGCCGACGCCGGGCGGCGTGCTGTTCGGCGCCACCCACGACCGCGAGGACGAGGGGACGGAGGTGCGCGAGGCCGACCATGCGCGCAATCTTGAGACCCTGGCCGCCGCTCTGCCCGGCCTCGCCACGCGCCTGGCCGGCCATAGGCTGGACGGCCGCGCCTCGATCCGCGCCACGACGCCGGACCGCCTGCCCGTGGCCGGGCGCGGTCCGGCCGACGGCGTCTTCCTGCTCACCGGCTTCGGGTCGCGCGGCTTCTCGCTGGCCCCGCTGCTGGCCGAGCACGTGGCGGCCGAGGCGCTCGGCGCGCCCTCGCCGCTCCCCCGCGACCTGGCCGAGCTGGTCGCCCCCGAACGCTTCGCCCGGCGCGCCGCCCGGCGGGAACGCGCTTAG
- a CDS encoding DUF6491 family protein, producing MRMTLTGMTLTGMTLTLAAATLLISGAAAGEAPSGKGAAKPPTDRRQCFLASNVTNFAAADDKTLYVRVGVKDVYQFDMFGHCPDIDWNQRLALVSRTSSWICDGMDADVVTRTAIGRQRCPVRSIRKLTPDEVTALPKRAQP from the coding sequence ATGAGGATGACGCTCACTGGGATGACGCTCACTGGGATGACGCTCACCTTGGCCGCCGCCACCCTGCTGATCAGCGGCGCAGCGGCCGGCGAGGCGCCTTCCGGCAAGGGCGCGGCCAAGCCGCCGACCGACAGGCGCCAGTGCTTCCTGGCGTCCAACGTGACCAACTTCGCCGCCGCCGACGACAAGACCCTCTATGTCCGGGTCGGGGTGAAGGACGTCTATCAGTTCGACATGTTCGGCCACTGCCCGGACATCGACTGGAACCAGCGCCTGGCGCTCGTCTCGCGGACCTCGTCCTGGATCTGCGACGGAATGGACGCCGACGTGGTGACCCGCACCGCCATCGGCCGTCAGCGGTGTCCGGTGCGCAGCATCCGCAAGCTGACCCCGGACGAGGTGACGGCCCTGCCCAAGCGCGCCCAGCCCTGA
- a CDS encoding TonB-dependent receptor domain-containing protein, with amino-acid sequence MNKRSYFCGGSLLAVALGSIAFNASAQTTPAGQPAAVSEVVVTGSYIAGTPENAALPVDVINTKELEQRGSPSMVQFIKTIPASGAVVGENNRFGGGNGTATVNLRNLNASIGSVTGTRTLVLFNGRRVEVSSRSGYAVDINSFPTAAIGRVEVLKDGAAATYGSDAIAGVVNFITRKNLDGFEVSGQYQGIQGSDGDWEANGAWGKVGDWGNVLFTLGYRRRSELPVQERSWALRTGPAGYLQNPLGGWAATGNPGAYLYSTTAPAGSPNTGFTTAPFTNSVEDIGCAANGGAPFTLGSGVVSPTTACNFQYTTFDNLVENENHYSVYGELNFKLTDDVTFHGEAMWNRNQTPQQSWAMTGPNQYPAPILASGGSTGGGVSPIPAAGTSEQSRFYIPATNPGLLAFAQQAAAATCGGSTLPYGVDAASCATGLAAAQRAAGFATLYGLVASPTSWRPVGFAGNPYTSDRHSHYSYNTDTWRIEGGFQGKLPLGISYDVSATYQEIDYKYNLQDVSVNRLQLGLRGYGSRAGASDQCTAAETNNFTTGAGNAAIGCYYFNPFASAIQQSTSNVPANPFYVASSTIPGYNEAAAARAEVVNWMEEEQYNSFTTRMFVADAVFSGQTPLKLWAEDPISWAAGAQFRYDRFIQDPDALYSAAATPCVDSPPFGDASPACPTTGNGPFLFNANLRPFDLDRQIAAVFTEWRVPVLDTLEVTLAARYEKYKDLGDTFNPKIAARWQATDWLAFRGSASTTYRAPLPTWASGSYFQRNLTNATGTYRATDLHGNADLQPETADTYSVGVIFDMGRVNATLDYWKFKFKDQITTESTTDILNLMFPVVGGVRSTARCANPAYDAVRARFTFTGTNSVADCQGGAANVLSFVQNYINGGSIDTDGIDFQINATIAEDLFGGRLQAGADGSYLLHYTEAPYTIEGFAVGETVERAGSYRPSLFIGYNRIRANGFVNWSRGPHNLRWQTRWVSSTVIANTETTALAIARAVGGSTKVPEYWQHDLTYTVQLPWDTTATIAVQNVFDKDPPFAFATQYNYDPFSGNPLGRVWVVGLKKRF; translated from the coding sequence ATGAACAAACGCAGTTATTTCTGCGGCGGCTCCCTGCTGGCAGTCGCTCTTGGATCCATTGCCTTCAACGCCTCGGCCCAGACCACGCCGGCCGGCCAGCCGGCGGCGGTCAGCGAAGTGGTCGTCACCGGCTCCTACATCGCCGGAACCCCCGAAAACGCCGCCCTGCCGGTGGACGTCATCAACACCAAGGAGCTCGAGCAGCGCGGCTCGCCCTCCATGGTCCAGTTCATCAAGACGATCCCCGCCTCGGGCGCGGTGGTCGGCGAGAACAACCGCTTCGGCGGGGGCAACGGCACGGCCACCGTCAACCTGCGCAACCTCAACGCCTCGATCGGCTCGGTCACCGGCACCCGCACGCTCGTCCTGTTCAACGGCCGCCGGGTCGAGGTGAGCTCGCGTTCGGGCTACGCCGTCGACATCAACAGCTTTCCGACAGCGGCCATCGGCCGGGTCGAGGTGCTGAAGGACGGTGCGGCCGCGACCTACGGCTCCGACGCCATCGCCGGGGTGGTGAACTTCATCACCCGCAAGAACCTCGACGGTTTCGAGGTCAGCGGCCAGTACCAGGGCATCCAGGGCTCGGACGGCGACTGGGAAGCCAACGGCGCGTGGGGCAAGGTGGGCGACTGGGGCAACGTCCTCTTCACCCTCGGCTATCGCCGCCGCTCGGAGCTGCCCGTGCAAGAGCGCAGCTGGGCGCTGCGGACCGGCCCGGCCGGCTATCTGCAGAACCCGCTCGGCGGCTGGGCCGCCACCGGCAACCCCGGCGCCTACCTCTATTCGACGACCGCGCCGGCCGGCTCGCCCAACACCGGCTTCACCACCGCGCCCTTCACCAACAGCGTCGAGGACATCGGCTGCGCGGCCAACGGCGGCGCGCCCTTCACCCTGGGCTCGGGCGTGGTCTCGCCGACCACCGCCTGTAACTTCCAGTACACGACCTTCGACAACCTGGTGGAGAACGAGAACCACTACTCGGTCTATGGCGAGCTGAACTTCAAGCTCACCGACGACGTGACCTTCCACGGCGAAGCCATGTGGAACCGCAACCAGACGCCGCAGCAGAGCTGGGCGATGACCGGGCCCAACCAGTACCCGGCGCCGATCCTGGCCTCGGGCGGCTCGACCGGCGGCGGCGTCTCGCCGATCCCGGCCGCCGGCACCTCCGAGCAATCGCGGTTCTACATCCCGGCCACCAACCCGGGCCTGCTCGCCTTCGCCCAGCAGGCGGCGGCGGCGACCTGCGGCGGCTCGACCCTGCCCTATGGCGTCGACGCGGCCTCCTGCGCCACCGGCCTCGCGGCCGCGCAGCGGGCGGCGGGTTTCGCGACGCTCTACGGCCTCGTGGCCTCGCCGACCAGCTGGCGGCCCGTCGGCTTCGCCGGCAACCCCTACACCTCGGATCGCCACAGCCACTACAGCTACAACACCGACACCTGGCGGATCGAAGGCGGCTTCCAGGGTAAGCTGCCGCTGGGGATCAGCTACGACGTCTCGGCGACCTATCAGGAGATCGACTACAAATATAACCTGCAGGACGTCTCGGTGAACCGGCTGCAGCTGGGCCTTCGCGGCTACGGCAGCCGGGCCGGGGCCTCGGACCAGTGCACGGCGGCGGAGACCAACAACTTCACCACCGGGGCCGGCAACGCCGCGATCGGCTGCTACTATTTCAACCCCTTCGCCAGCGCGATCCAGCAGAGCACCTCGAACGTCCCGGCGAACCCGTTCTACGTCGCCAGCTCCACCATCCCCGGCTACAACGAGGCCGCCGCCGCCCGGGCCGAGGTGGTCAACTGGATGGAGGAGGAGCAGTACAACAGCTTCACCACCCGGATGTTCGTGGCCGACGCGGTGTTCAGCGGCCAGACGCCCCTGAAGCTGTGGGCCGAGGACCCGATCTCCTGGGCCGCCGGCGCCCAGTTCCGCTACGACCGCTTCATCCAGGATCCGGACGCGCTCTACTCGGCCGCGGCCACGCCCTGCGTGGACTCGCCGCCGTTCGGCGACGCCTCGCCGGCCTGCCCCACCACCGGCAACGGTCCGTTCCTGTTCAACGCCAACCTTCGGCCGTTCGACCTCGACCGGCAGATCGCGGCGGTGTTCACCGAGTGGCGCGTGCCGGTGCTCGACACCCTCGAGGTGACGCTCGCCGCCCGCTACGAGAAGTACAAGGACCTTGGCGACACCTTCAATCCGAAGATCGCCGCCCGCTGGCAGGCGACCGACTGGCTGGCCTTCCGCGGCTCGGCCAGCACCACCTACCGCGCGCCCCTGCCCACCTGGGCCTCGGGCAGCTACTTCCAGCGCAACCTGACCAACGCCACCGGCACCTACCGGGCGACCGACCTGCATGGCAATGCGGACCTGCAGCCGGAGACGGCCGACACCTACAGCGTCGGCGTGATCTTCGACATGGGCCGGGTCAACGCGACGCTCGACTACTGGAAGTTCAAGTTCAAGGACCAGATCACCACCGAATCCACCACCGACATCCTCAACCTGATGTTCCCGGTGGTCGGCGGGGTCCGCTCGACGGCCCGCTGCGCCAACCCGGCCTACGACGCGGTGCGCGCGCGGTTCACCTTCACCGGCACCAACAGCGTCGCCGACTGCCAGGGCGGGGCGGCCAACGTCCTCTCCTTCGTGCAGAACTACATCAACGGCGGCAGCATCGACACCGACGGCATCGACTTCCAGATCAACGCCACGATCGCCGAGGACCTGTTCGGCGGCCGGCTGCAGGCCGGCGCCGACGGCTCCTACCTGCTGCACTACACCGAGGCGCCCTACACCATCGAAGGCTTCGCGGTGGGCGAGACGGTGGAGCGGGCCGGCTCCTACCGGCCGTCGCTGTTCATCGGCTACAACCGCATCCGGGCCAATGGCTTCGTCAACTGGTCGCGTGGGCCGCACAACCTGCGTTGGCAGACCCGCTGGGTCTCCTCGACGGTGATCGCCAACACCGAGACGACGGCCCTGGCCATCGCCCGGGCGGTGGGCGGCTCGACCAAGGTGCCGGAGTACTGGCAGCACGACCTGACCTACACGGTGCAGCTGCCCTGGGACACGACGGCGACGATCGCCGTGCAGAACGTGTTCGACAAGGACCCGCCGTTCGCCTTCGCCACCCAGTACAACTACGACCCCTTCAGCGGGAACCCGCTGGGCCGGGTCTGGGTGGTCGGCCTCAAGAAGCGCTTCTAG
- a CDS encoding TonB-dependent receptor domain-containing protein translates to MTKGAYFCGGSILAVALALVGGEAAYAQAGPSSANEVREVVVTGSFIRGTPEDAALPVKVIGAEELEKQGSPSTVDLIKSLSVSSGVLGDTNQFDTRAQGSEGSGSINLRGLGAQRTLVLMNGRRMAANPFGQAAAGIVDTNTLPVAAFGRIEVLKEGAAATYGSDAIGGVVNFITRRNLNGFEVSGSYKYVDGSNGDWDGALNWGHVFENGNILLSLGYQHRSELKVTDRSWADQPYLNDPEGGWSAGNAVTTFLPLIRTPTGGYTAAAGFQLDQGCAPLGGVPQAGALPACNFHYTEYDNLVEEENRFQVYGEANADLNAQNHLHVEALYAKTDVPNWKTSPSYLALQTPTATTNPTVGSLSAAFLSGFFVPSDNPGFIAYQAAHPTQIPASAIGVHIPGVRYRPLAEGGNPIFDDQGSSEGLRQYEAFRVSAGVNGDLPWHGVGYDVAVTYGQEQGRRTGYDTVVSRLQLALRGYGSLASGAQGGCTAAETGGFTTNAGNSALGCYYFNPFSTSTASSAVTGQTNPGFVASTANNPDLIRWLFPQVSTRQTVRLLVTDAVLNGKTGFHLPGGEVAWAAGMQYRRESFDSKYDNLSNINANPCIDTPVTGSTTCTVRNGPLVFLGTGEEQELHNDVWAGFGELSLPVTDKIEAQFAIRHEEYGRGVGSTTNPKLSAKWQLTDWLALRATVGTTFRGPPLTSLTNSSVTGLSFIAGSFRAIDFFGNPALRPEKAKQYSVGALFKLGGLRAAVDYWRFDFDNPIVAEPSGAIVSAMFPGNANVNCGQSAYAALQARFSFQGACSLATIARVRTLVVNGPSVTTSGIDLIADYDVGEVLGGTVAVGGSATYTIDYKIDPFTVEGVVVQPGFDAVGFLNYQLSATSLPQIKGQAYAEYTRGPHNLRITETYIDSYKDQRTSILAPNPVNGAVLTKGQKIDATWLTNLTYRLQLPWDSTFTLSVDNLFDQEPSFARLDLNYDPFTGNPLGRTWKVAFKKKF, encoded by the coding sequence ATGACGAAGGGTGCATATTTCTGCGGCGGCTCGATCCTGGCCGTCGCCCTGGCGCTGGTGGGGGGCGAGGCGGCCTACGCCCAGGCCGGCCCATCCAGCGCAAACGAGGTACGGGAGGTGGTGGTCACCGGCTCCTTCATCCGCGGCACGCCGGAGGACGCGGCCCTGCCTGTGAAGGTGATCGGCGCTGAGGAGCTCGAGAAGCAGGGCTCCCCCTCGACCGTCGACCTGATCAAGTCCCTGTCCGTCTCGAGCGGCGTGCTCGGCGACACCAACCAGTTCGACACCCGCGCCCAGGGCTCGGAGGGGTCCGGCTCGATCAACCTGCGGGGTCTGGGCGCCCAGCGCACCCTGGTCCTGATGAACGGGCGGCGCATGGCGGCCAACCCGTTCGGTCAGGCCGCCGCCGGCATCGTCGACACCAACACCCTGCCGGTCGCCGCCTTCGGCCGCATCGAGGTGCTGAAGGAAGGCGCGGCGGCCACCTACGGCTCGGACGCCATCGGCGGGGTTGTCAACTTCATCACCCGCCGGAACCTCAACGGCTTCGAGGTCTCCGGCAGCTACAAGTACGTCGACGGCTCGAACGGGGACTGGGACGGGGCGCTCAACTGGGGCCACGTCTTCGAGAACGGCAACATCCTGCTCAGCCTCGGCTACCAGCACCGCTCGGAGCTGAAGGTCACCGACCGCAGCTGGGCGGACCAGCCCTACCTCAACGATCCGGAGGGCGGCTGGTCGGCGGGCAACGCGGTGACCACCTTCCTGCCGCTGATCCGCACGCCAACCGGCGGCTACACCGCCGCCGCCGGCTTCCAGCTGGACCAGGGCTGCGCGCCGCTCGGCGGCGTGCCGCAGGCGGGCGCGCTGCCGGCCTGCAACTTCCACTACACCGAGTACGACAACCTCGTTGAGGAGGAGAACCGCTTCCAGGTCTACGGCGAGGCCAACGCCGACCTCAACGCTCAGAACCACCTCCACGTCGAGGCCCTCTACGCCAAGACGGACGTGCCGAACTGGAAGACTTCGCCGTCCTACCTCGCCCTGCAGACGCCGACGGCGACCACCAATCCGACGGTGGGCTCGCTCTCCGCCGCCTTCCTCTCGGGCTTCTTCGTCCCGTCGGACAACCCGGGCTTCATCGCCTACCAGGCCGCCCATCCGACCCAGATCCCGGCCAGCGCGATCGGCGTCCATATCCCGGGCGTGCGCTATCGCCCCCTGGCCGAGGGCGGCAACCCGATCTTCGACGACCAGGGCTCCTCGGAGGGCCTTCGCCAGTACGAGGCGTTCCGCGTCTCGGCGGGGGTCAACGGCGACCTGCCCTGGCACGGCGTCGGCTACGACGTGGCCGTGACCTACGGCCAGGAGCAGGGGCGGCGGACCGGCTATGACACCGTCGTCTCGCGCCTGCAGCTCGCCTTGCGTGGCTACGGCAGCCTGGCCTCGGGGGCCCAGGGCGGTTGTACGGCCGCCGAGACGGGCGGGTTCACCACCAACGCCGGCAATTCCGCCCTCGGCTGCTACTACTTCAACCCGTTCTCCACCTCGACCGCGTCCAGCGCCGTCACCGGCCAGACCAACCCCGGCTTCGTGGCCTCCACGGCCAACAACCCGGACCTGATCCGCTGGCTGTTCCCGCAGGTCTCGACCCGCCAGACGGTGCGCCTGCTGGTCACCGACGCCGTGCTCAACGGCAAGACCGGCTTCCACCTGCCGGGCGGCGAGGTGGCCTGGGCGGCGGGCATGCAGTACCGGCGCGAGTCCTTCGACTCCAAGTACGACAACCTCAGCAACATCAACGCCAATCCGTGCATCGACACCCCGGTCACCGGCTCGACCACCTGCACGGTGCGCAACGGACCGCTGGTGTTCCTGGGGACCGGTGAGGAGCAGGAGCTGCACAACGACGTCTGGGCCGGCTTCGGCGAGCTCAGCCTGCCGGTCACCGACAAGATCGAGGCGCAGTTCGCGATCCGCCACGAGGAGTACGGCCGCGGCGTCGGCTCGACCACCAATCCGAAGCTGTCGGCCAAGTGGCAGCTGACCGATTGGCTGGCCCTGCGCGCCACGGTGGGCACCACCTTCCGCGGCCCGCCGCTGACCTCGCTGACCAACTCCAGCGTCACCGGCCTGTCGTTCATCGCCGGCTCGTTCCGGGCGATCGACTTCTTCGGCAACCCGGCCCTGCGACCGGAGAAGGCCAAGCAGTACAGCGTCGGCGCACTCTTCAAGCTGGGCGGCCTGCGCGCGGCGGTCGACTACTGGCGCTTCGACTTCGACAACCCGATCGTCGCCGAGCCCTCGGGGGCGATCGTCTCGGCCATGTTCCCCGGCAACGCCAACGTGAACTGCGGCCAGTCCGCCTACGCCGCCCTGCAGGCCCGCTTCAGCTTCCAGGGCGCCTGCTCGCTGGCCACCATCGCCCGCGTGCGGACCCTGGTGGTGAACGGCCCCTCGGTGACCACCTCCGGCATCGACCTGATCGCCGACTACGACGTCGGCGAGGTGCTCGGCGGGACGGTCGCGGTCGGCGGCTCGGCCACCTACACGATCGACTACAAGATCGATCCGTTCACGGTGGAGGGTGTGGTCGTTCAGCCCGGCTTCGACGCCGTCGGCTTCCTGAACTACCAGCTCTCGGCGACCTCCCTGCCGCAGATCAAGGGCCAGGCCTATGCGGAATACACCCGCGGGCCGCACAACCTGCGGATCACTGAGACCTACATCGACTCCTACAAGGACCAGCGGACCTCGATCCTGGCGCCGAACCCGGTCAACGGGGCCGTGCTCACCAAGGGCCAGAAGATCGACGCCACCTGGCTGACGAACCTCACCTACCGGCTGCAACTGCCCTGGGATTCGACCTTCACCCTGTCGGTCGACAACCTGTTCGACCAGGAGCCGTCGTTCGCCCGGCTCGACCTCAACTACGATCCCTTCACCGGCAATCCGCTCGGCCGGACCTGGAAGGTGGCCTTCAAGAAGAAGTTCTGA